The following proteins are co-located in the Spinactinospora alkalitolerans genome:
- a CDS encoding Uma2 family endonuclease, giving the protein MSVMTLSETELGLPADRPLTVEDLEHTPDDGRRYELVDGRLDVSSAPAQPHTRAETRLTWLLATVAPDEFEVQSGPGVTFNAKRTHHRIPDVAVKRSEPLEVPHLTRPPLLAVEVVSPESILRDHHTKKREYANFGVQAYWLITPSLDKPDIIEFRLEDGEFIEVRQAVGSDVFETDFPFPVRIVPEWLVADGDWRAGIGGPEADGSEPRDGGEAAEDGPGGAEGDQ; this is encoded by the coding sequence ATGAGTGTCATGACTCTGAGCGAGACCGAACTCGGTCTGCCCGCCGACCGGCCGCTGACCGTGGAGGACCTGGAGCACACCCCGGACGACGGCCGGAGGTACGAACTGGTCGACGGGAGGCTTGACGTGTCGTCGGCCCCCGCGCAGCCGCACACCCGGGCGGAGACCCGGCTGACCTGGCTTCTCGCCACCGTCGCCCCTGACGAGTTCGAGGTCCAGTCAGGCCCCGGCGTCACGTTCAACGCCAAGAGGACCCACCACCGCATTCCCGATGTCGCGGTCAAGAGGAGCGAACCGCTGGAGGTCCCGCACCTGACCCGTCCCCCGTTGCTCGCGGTCGAGGTGGTCTCCCCCGAGAGCATCCTGCGCGATCACCACACCAAGAAGCGTGAGTACGCGAACTTCGGGGTGCAAGCGTACTGGCTGATCACGCCGTCGCTGGACAAGCCCGACATCATCGAGTTCCGGCTGGAGGACGGGGAGTTCATCGAGGTGCGGCAGGCCGTGGGGTCCGACGTCTTCGAGACCGACTTCCCGTTCCCCGTCCGGATCGTCCCCGAATGGCTGGTCGCCGACGGCGACTGGCGCGCCGGCATCGGCGGGCCCGAGGCGGACGGTTCGGAGCCCCGGGACGGCGGAGAGGCGGCGGAGGACGGCCCCGGAGGCGCGGAAGGGGATCAGTAG
- a CDS encoding acyl-CoA dehydrogenase family protein: MDFELSSTAREYLADLQEFMDRHVYPAEPVYHAWRAAAGHDNHDLPPIMEELKAEARRRGLWNLFLPDVGGLSVTDYAPLAELTGRSPVLAPQALNCSAPDTGNMEVLHMFGTEEQRKQWLEPLLDGRIRSAFAMTEPDVASSDATNIATSITRDGDDYVVNGRKWWISGAADPRCEILIVMGKTDPDGPAHRQQSMILVPRDTPGLEIVRSLPVFGYQDQEGHCELRFTDVRVPAANLVAGEGDGFMIAQARLGPGRIHHCMRAIGMAERALELTARRAVERVAFGGPLAEQGVVQQQIAESRLAIEQARLLVLKTAWLIDNRGTKEARTEISAIKVAAPRVAVEVIDRAIQIHGGGGVGDDFPLAEMYAHARAMRIFDGPDEVHLRSLARQEIKRYR, from the coding sequence ATGGACTTCGAGCTCAGTTCCACGGCCCGCGAGTACCTGGCCGATCTGCAGGAATTCATGGACCGGCACGTGTACCCCGCGGAGCCCGTCTACCACGCGTGGCGCGCCGCGGCCGGCCACGACAACCACGACCTGCCCCCGATCATGGAGGAACTCAAGGCCGAGGCCCGCAGGCGGGGCCTGTGGAACCTCTTCCTCCCCGATGTCGGCGGCCTGAGCGTCACCGACTACGCCCCGCTCGCCGAACTCACCGGCCGCTCCCCCGTGCTCGCCCCGCAGGCGCTGAACTGCTCGGCGCCCGACACGGGCAACATGGAGGTGCTGCACATGTTCGGCACCGAGGAGCAGCGCAAGCAGTGGCTGGAGCCGCTGCTCGACGGCAGGATCCGCTCGGCGTTCGCGATGACCGAGCCCGACGTCGCCTCCTCCGACGCCACCAACATCGCCACCTCCATCACCCGCGACGGCGACGACTACGTCGTCAACGGCCGCAAGTGGTGGATCAGCGGCGCCGCCGACCCGCGCTGCGAGATCCTCATCGTCATGGGCAAGACGGACCCCGACGGGCCGGCGCACCGGCAGCAGTCGATGATCCTGGTGCCGCGCGACACCCCCGGCCTGGAGATCGTCCGCTCGCTCCCCGTCTTCGGCTACCAGGATCAGGAGGGCCACTGCGAGCTGCGGTTCACCGACGTCCGGGTGCCCGCCGCCAACCTGGTCGCCGGGGAGGGCGACGGCTTCATGATCGCCCAGGCCCGGCTCGGCCCCGGCCGCATCCACCACTGCATGCGCGCCATCGGGATGGCCGAGCGCGCGCTGGAGCTGACGGCCCGCCGCGCGGTCGAGCGCGTCGCCTTCGGCGGGCCGCTGGCCGAACAGGGCGTGGTCCAGCAGCAGATCGCCGAGTCGCGGCTGGCCATCGAGCAGGCCAGGCTGCTGGTGCTCAAGACGGCCTGGCTGATCGACAACCGCGGCACGAAGGAGGCGCGCACCGAGATCTCGGCGATCAAGGTGGCGGCGCCCCGGGTGGCCGTCGAGGTGATCGACCGGGCGATCCAGATCCACGGCGGCGGGGGCGTCGGCGACGACTTCCCGCTGGCGGAGATGTACGCGCACGCGCGGGCCATGCGCATCTTCGACGGCCCCGACGAGGTGCACCTGCGCTCCCTCGCCCGGCAGGAGATCAAGCGGTACCGCTGA
- a CDS encoding HAD family hydrolase yields MSSTCRGIITDWGGVLTSPLPETIAAWLEADGIDSDLYRTVMRSWVQGAYAGGAAANPIHALERGEVDPGDFERRLAAELRLVDGGAVPHDGLLTRMFSGFLPVEEMYAALRQARRQDVRTCLLSNSWGNGYPRDRFADTFDAVVISGEVGMRKPEPEIFAHALELVGLRAEECVFIDDIDHNVSAAVELGMVGILHRDPEETRIRLEEACGIELEAMSK; encoded by the coding sequence ATGTCCAGCACGTGTCGCGGCATCATCACCGATTGGGGCGGCGTCCTGACGTCGCCGCTGCCCGAGACGATCGCGGCCTGGCTCGAAGCCGACGGCATCGACAGCGATCTGTACCGCACGGTCATGCGCTCATGGGTGCAGGGCGCCTACGCCGGCGGCGCGGCGGCCAACCCCATCCACGCGCTGGAGCGCGGCGAGGTCGATCCCGGCGACTTCGAACGCCGACTCGCCGCCGAGCTGCGGCTGGTCGACGGCGGCGCGGTGCCCCACGACGGGCTGCTCACCCGGATGTTCTCGGGCTTCCTGCCGGTGGAGGAGATGTACGCGGCCCTGCGCCAGGCGCGCCGCCAGGACGTGCGCACCTGCCTGCTGTCGAACTCCTGGGGCAACGGCTACCCGCGCGATCGCTTCGCCGACACCTTCGACGCCGTGGTCATCTCCGGCGAAGTCGGCATGCGCAAGCCCGAGCCGGAGATCTTCGCCCACGCCCTGGAGCTGGTCGGGCTGCGGGCCGAGGAGTGCGTGTTCATCGATGACATCGACCACAACGTCTCGGCCGCGGTCGAGCTGGGCATGGTCGGCATCCTGCACCGGGACCCCGAGGAGACCCGGATCCGACTGGAGGAGGCCTGCGGGATCGAACTCGAGGCGATGTCGAAGTGA